In Primulina huaijiensis isolate GDHJ02 chromosome 4, ASM1229523v2, whole genome shotgun sequence, the DNA window tgcaatcagaaatgagttctgacattcttgatcaaagtgttgatgaaaagaatggggctaactagggtaagcccgaataaaggattatgtcccgaatcacaaagagttgtgaacccacggctagctgtatccctgaaccattgagggtcacacaagcactggatcgtttgttcccgttgagagaataaattcaagtagttgaatttatattatgatatagtaaattcaaggagttgaatttatgataattaaattttgagaaaataaattcaagtagttgaatttatgagatagtaaattcaagaagttgatttataaaatttggagagaataaattcaaggagttgaatttataaaatttgttaatttaatttattaaactcaaaagttgggttcattaaatattaaattttggaggtgataaaattcaaggagttgaatttataatttaaatattaaattcaaatattgaatttataatgtatttaattcaTTAAGCTCGaaggttgagtttattaaataataaattaaatacagtggaaagtatgtttaatgggcttgtaggggtacaagtccaacatactaaataattaaagttttaatggaccttgattaattaattaaactagttggactagtccaattaattaaatcaggcccattaatgttaattatataATCATGAGCTTGTGGCTTTATTACAAATAAGTTTTGAGGAGTCAAAAACCTAGCCTCCACTGTGATTGAAAGAGTGATTCACGTGAATCACATCAAACCTCCTCCAAATTTTTGGgacaatttttcaagaaaaagagttgagccgtctctcgattttaatctccaacgttgaaacttttccaaatattctagtgctatttggaggaggaacaaatcttctggtcgtggacctaattagaagaatcgaagaaagttcgtagggattcatcaagagctaatccgttcataccggattagttggagccaagtgatttaattcacaaaggtataatttctagcatcctatgaatgttttgaaaaaccatacgagtgtccaaatattttttttgttttttaaaataaaataaaaatttgaaacttccgctgcgtttgggcgcgtagaaaaccgagatcgaACAGGAACAAGATCAAAATAAATGAAATCTGAATGCTTTTTGCATTTAAATATCCTCTATTGAGATGAATTTACACTGTATCATATCGACCATAGAGTTTAAAACGAAATGCTGGTTAACGAATAACATCTAACTTTCTGAAAGAAAATTAGAGTTGAGgcaatctaaataaaaaatatcatttcttCATACTGATTTAGAAAATTATGtatgttgaaaattatactagaatttgtttttgtatttcTATTCATTCGTGACATCATATCCAACCAAGGATATAAAGTATGAGTAGCCTATCATGTTATTCGAATGCTAGCGGCCTCAAAATCAGGCAGCagaaaaaactaaataatatcCTTTTCAGAGCTTctcttttaatatataataattacagGAAACTTATGTGGGCATGTCCAACTTACTTGGCACACTCGTCATATATTCCAACCCAATCCCTTGATGGACCACCAAGAGTGTCACTAGTTTGAAAATATTCAGCCACCAGCTTTAAATTTCCTGCCCAAAGCATGTTGCTTAGCACAATACATAAGTTATTGTCTACAAGAAAATCGTTTGATTGTAGCTCGCATACGAAGATCAATGTCAAAAAGTTTCTTTAGTCCCGGTCTCTGAACTTTCACCACAACTTTTTCTCCATTGTGCAAAATAGCCCTGTGTACCTAAAGGAGTCGTAGGAAAGACAGTTTAACATTAGAAGAATTACTACATTTGATAGTAAACATATGCTTTTTCTCTCAAAAGAAAGGGAAATCAAAACATAAAGCAAACACCTGACCAAGACTAGCAGCTGCAATTGGTAGCTCTTCAAACTCCTTGAATAACACTTGGATCGGAGCACCTAATTCCTTTTCAATGAAATTTTTCGCTTTTTTTGGTGAAAATGCCGGTACTCTATCCtgaaaattaacaaattttttttttggtggaaaaaataaaaatctgggACTCGATCTTAAAGTTCCTTGGGAAAGATGAAGACGCCCAGATATGAGTAGTGTGAAACAACTAAGGACTAAGGTCACATTTTCAATGTATCATATTGTACCTGTAAATTGGCAAGCTCATTGACAAATTCTTTAGGAAGCAGGTCAGACCTTGTGGATGACAACTGCCCAAGTTTGATAAAAGTTGGACCAAGTTGCAGTAAAGATTCTCGTAGCCATGAGGAAGTTCGTTGCCGTCTATTTGCCTGTAAATTACGTACAATTATACCTAAGAAGATGATATTTAAATATTGATTCAAACTTACTTGTTTATGCGTAAATGTGCATCCCCTCAtacaaaagattttttttttttgtaccaCCCCTCAAAATCCGCCACAAATCAAACTTGTGTTCCATTCCTAGATTTAAGACATGATATAAATTGTACCAGTACAACCAACCAATTGTACCTGCTTATCTTCAGTGAAGCCTCCGATGTACGTCCACTTAGCATTGTCCAATAGAACACGAACACGTAATGAAATGACAAAGAACCATACATCTATACTTCTCTGGATCgaattataattttcatttgCCCAACTAAAACCTTCATCGTTAGGCAAAACTTTCACCCCTTCAATTGGCGGAAGGCCCGTAGATTTTGCAAGCGGCAGAGTTGAATCTCTCTTGACCAGGCTTGCTCCATTAACTACATTTACTCCATTGATGGTCTTAACAGATCCATTTACAACATCAGAAGTACTTGTGGATGACAACATATTTTTTCTGTGGTCAGTTGTAGGAACCATTTTAATGGCCCGGCGATTCGAACCTGATTTCGCGGGTAATTCTTTCCGTTGCATTTCTGCTTGAAATTTATGGTGTTTGTCAATTTTGACAGGCTTGTAAGcattttcttcaaattttgaCTCACTATGGTTTAAAGCTGAGCCAAAGAAATTCAGATTATCTACTCTTCCATTATTTTTTAACTCTCCAATGCGACAACAGCAACTATGAGAAGCCAATATCGCCGCCATTGGAGATATGATCAAGCCTGAAGATGAACCGAATGATGATTAGAAAGATTCGTTGACAGTAAAAGGAAGCAAGAAATATGATTATTaactcaaattttcaaaaaattaaagtaCCAAAACCGGGAACTATAGATTTGAGATCGTTGCTGTGAGTGTTCGCATATATACATGTGATAAtagaaaaatggaaaatttctCACTACACTTTAGAAAAGATGAACAATACTTAATAGGCCCCCCCCCCATTCAATGAAAACCCATCATGGGTATGTGCAAGATAGTTCACCCAAAGCCAAAAACAACAACTTTCAGGAATAATTTATATTACAATCCAACTGCCGACCTTTTTCATTTCTTCCACCaaaatactttatttttccCTTCTTGTCCCCTATATAAAATTGACTCTCTATTAGACATTTAATAAGTTACAAAAAGTCAGTCAGCATTAAAAAGAGAAGTAGTTGGAATACGGTTAAATAGATAGATATACATAGATAGGTCTTAATGTACAGTTACTTTCATTTTTCATTCTCTTCAATTCACGATTCAATGGAAAAGGCTCCATGCCAGACTTCTCGATCTTCTTCCGCAATACTCTCCAAAATCTATACATGAATCATTATTTTTGCGTTtcatgttggatctcggttttctacacgcccaaacgcagcggaagtttaaaaatttaattttattttgacaatcaaaatatatatgatatggcGTTTGTAtggttttcataaacatacataggatgttagaaaatttatacctttgtgaattaaatcacttggctccaactaatccggtataatcggattagctcttgatgaatccctacgaactttcttcaagggAGTCCTTGTTcgatcctcctatcaagtccacgactaaaTGGTATGTTCCTCTTCCCAATGgcactagaaaatttggaaaagattttacgttggagactaaaacgagagacggctcaagctatgaaaagaaatcaaggaggccgaaattttggaggaGGAAGAGGCTGAAGTTTCTAAAATTGCTTATTGTGGTGGCTAGGATTTTGACTCTCCATCCCTATTTATAATAACCAATGACCTAATTATTATAGTATAATAATTGGGCCCttcaattaacattaatgggcttgatttaattaattgggctagtccaactaatttaattaatttaatcaaagtccattaaaactttaattaattattatgttggacttgtactcctacaagctcattaaacatattacccaccatatttaatttattaattaatcaactcaacttttgaccttaataaattaaatacattataaattcaacatttgaatttattgtttaaattataaattcaactacttgaattttcatcacctccaaaatttaatatttaataaacccaacatttgagtttaataaattaaattctcaaattttataaattcaacttcttgaatttattttctcaaaatttaattatcataaattcaactccttgaatttactatatgatataaattcaacttcttgaatttattctctcaacgggaacaaacgatccagtacttgtgtgaccctcaatggttcagggatacagctagccgtgggttcacaactctttgtgattcaggacataatcctttattcgtgcttaccctaattagccccattcttttcatcaacaccttgatcaagaatgtcagaactcatttctgattgcacccatcggatcggtaagagcgtctagtagcatcgccccatgattccctaggtatcactgatagtgcctgcaagaacccgtcgattatgattaacgtacattacggtcccttcatctcatatatcccgatcgaatctgcaactattcgttcatcgagggttgcatattaattcgataactatgtgacaactataaatagtggcatcgcatgtaccgttcgagaactccttctctaacgtacatctcatactctggccagagattccatgcactataatttcatcagatcacataggatatccacacccgcaggtgagcggtgaatccccgactacaatgcactggctcctatatgtttcgcaattGTACCCAACTTCGCCatctgatgactctcctggagccagtaaacgagtcaaagcacaaccctagcatatagagcctcagtgttgtcccgggtcgtaaggactaatgatgtacaatcataaccacggacttatcctctcgatgaatgataaccacttggaaagtccgagggagggttgttcggtataatcatcatatgactacacatctgcatgtttggacatctctaagcccttaccaagaaacgcagtacacaacatcacagatgctagtctcgagctcaagcgacctttatccctgttttaggcggctgaatcgactaggaacaaatttagatcatacggtgtttacaaacgagtttcaacgtCGAATTACGATTcgtttgtattaaagtataatcaaggtctttatctatgtttgataacatgggtatacagataaaaaaataacaaaccatgaaataatgaattagattattaaaataaagattgttaattacaactgagtcaataaaatctctaaccaacagttggcttgcaggacacctactctaacacttcAATTGTGTCCATATTCAAATACCAATCGGCCATGAATGATCACATTTTCCAACAGCCGAAacaacacacaaaaacaaattCAGCTAAAAAATTTGACACGAACAACAGTAAAAAATCTAATGTTGAGTAGTCATTAGACGAAAAAACCAGAAAGTAAACAGAAGAAGAAACCAAGAAAAGAGCTTACAATTAAGAATAAAGAATCAAACCCAGAAGCTCTTAGCAGTATATTGTAAGAATCCGTCGTGGGTTCTTTCCAATCGGCGCCAAATTTAACGGGGCAGCAATATTCTTGAACTTTGACCCTTTTACGTCACCTCGTGGAGGAGGCAATTGAACAAAAAAACGCATCGACAGGGTATCTTCCCTTGTAGCTTTCTTGCATTTGTTGGACTCACTTCTTTTATTCGTCCTTAATTTCAGCTAAGTCGTCTCTCTTTTTCATTGGTTAGTTTTAGTTGAAGGGCCTACCATTTCAAAGGAAAAAACAAAGTGAATATGATAATATCTTCTAACAGCTACCACCGCCCCTGATTTGCTTCACTCGTGTAAGCGTTTGCTCCTCAAGAATCTTGGCTGTTGCATCACGCCATTGTTATGATTTGGTacttattaatatattattatttgttgtgaaaaagtaaaaatttacgataaaaactaaaaatctcaaactcttaaaattatcacactacacactttataatatttttctctcaactcaattgtgattttattcacaaatgagatatctatttatagaaaatctttacaaataatccaaaaataaattcatcattacctacatcatcacacactaattttcaatatttacgactcttattttcaacattcaaatattcaacattcaaatattcaatacacatgttttaaatattaattttcaacactccctcttgtgatgatgatcataatgattgtcttcattacgtgtttttatactgccttgttagaaaccttactaggaaaaactcattgggataaaaaccacagtaagggaaaaagagtgcagtcacgtaaactcccctcATGTTGAtatgaacaattcttcacaaatttcgtagattgaactgttagagtaggtgcacgtcgagccaagtgttggccgagtgttcacaatgaaactctatgtataaacagtctttattttaataatatttgaaattattgttttggcacttctttatctgtatactcatgctagttgcatagataaagtcattgaatatacaaatagtagaaagaatatgagatgctcatatgatgagtatcatgaaactcatatttgcaatactgtatattctaaacagttcctagtcgattcagccgccgctaagaaagatataggccgctcgagtttgagactagtatctgcgatgtgagtaccatgtttcattggtaggggacattgtgatgtccgaacatgcagataggtgtgttggatctcggttttctacgcgcccaaacgcagcggaagttttaaaatttttattttattttgacaatcaaaaacgttagaggatatgttacgtACGGTTGTGATGGACTTCAGAATTGGATGGAAAGATGCCTTACCATtggttgaattttcttataataatagctttcagaggagcattggtatggcaccgtttgaagctctatatgggagacgatgtagatcaccgttattctgggatgaaattggtgaacgacaattgactggacctgaaatgatacaggaaatgaatgataaggttcagttgattcgatagcggatgaaagccgctcaggatcgtcaaacgagttatgcgaataaacgaagacaacccttggaattccagaaaggtgataaagtggttctgaaaatatctcccttccgaggcaccgttcgatttggcatgcgagggaagttatctcctcgatatgttggtccatacgagatccttgatcgagttggggatcttgcttatcggttggcattgccaccagctttatctgtcattcatgatgtgtttcatgtttctatgttgagaaagtatgaaccagatccatcccatgtacttgcacctgatgatgttgaacttgatccttcacTATCCTATGTTGAGCAACCTGTTcgcattatggatcggaaggaaatgatattgcgtaataaatcgatccctttggttcgagtacaatggacacgacatggtgtagatgagtcaacgtgggaattggaaagcaagatgcgagaatcctatccgcacttgtttgattctattccacctgttccattgtattcaatgtataatgatccatttactgattttagttttgatatgtactataactggtgacgtATGATCTGTTTACCAATGTTTTGTATATATGGAcatttgagatttcgaggacgaaatcttttaagtgggagagaaatgtaaggaccgtgtatcgtattatcgtaaatcttatgttgattatcgataatgcatgaaattgtcatgtgattatgtatatgatgtatatcatgacaataaGAGTGAGAAAATAGATGGTGAggatgaaagattgtattaaaaattgatttgtgtttgaaacgAGTGCTGAACCGCAACAGAAAAATGACACATGttacggtttttagcataattacctGAGTATTggtccaaatgacatgaggccaatttcattggaaagctaagacatagtactaaaactttcatgttttgagttttgtccaaagCTATTTGGAAATATGGGCAAAATCACCCCGAAGTGTATCATGTGCGTTGCAGTTCTTGCAGtgacacattttgggagaatgagcataacgcTCGCATAcaatatccaaattgagtgaggttggtggccaatgaaagccaagacatagagctacaactttcatgttgaccactttggctaattcggaaGCTAAAATAGCGTTTTGGCCAGAACAACACGCGCATCCGCGCAGAACTGCGCGCGCGGGCAGAActacccgcgcatatgcgcgaatatCTCTGTAGCACACGTTATAAAAATGATAAGGATGAGTTTTTGGCCATATTTCTTCATTTCCTTTGCTGAAGCTTCGAGGAAGAAAGTGAGAAATCGATTTCTTTTGTACGAAAGCACCTCGAAACGTTGTCCAaacgcgaaacaaattatatatccggaatcctcgcgtcgagagcttccttttgaggtaagattcttttggtttcagcagctctaaatattaaagtgctggaatagcatgtatttgaaggtgatttcaatatatgcgatagaataaccgacaagaaactcgtattcgaagtcggaattgaattatgttatgatttcaatttgatatgaaatttcaaagtttcaaaagatatttgaaacttatattgttgattttgaatgatgttattgattgaaatgaatatgttattgatgtagatagattattataccgaaatcttcaagctacatcaattggaaacgaagaattgaggtatgttgcgaccgggtaacatacgacatctatctgtattatatgatatatgtttgattgattggattgagattacatgtctatatgccttgtGTGTTGAGTTGAtttggcatacatgacatgcacgttgagctgctatgtttggtattaaatgacccttaaaacatagacattagtggccccgatgatttgattgagatttgggatttgatggcgctttgtcgacgctatcatacgattatccctgattgaggccggtgtgccagctcgagcattgatttgatagcgattcgattgattctgacatgtgttcagtggatgggcatttgacctgatacctccacgacatacatgcatttcatatcatatatcattgtttagatatctgtggtatatattatggttgcttcagactgagctttgctcaccccagatggggctgttgttgtctttgtatgcggacaatgacaggtactccaggatatcaggagaccggagatggtacatctggagggagtcacagtctgatttgaggtttagtggttgtttcccagtatatgtatctatataccggggtatgtcccgaggatatggtttgttgttgtatgagttgttttgattatgtgtgggcatgttttatgttgtgagatgaaatactatttttagtattcaaatagcatattttgggctcattgtaaagaaattttaaactcgttttccggtGTAATTAATTAATCCTAATCAAactgcattgtaataacgattaggagctaagggccccacatacataa includes these proteins:
- the LOC140975299 gene encoding protein ACTIVITY OF BC1 COMPLEX KINASE 7, chloroplastic-like isoform X2 translates to MQRKELPAKSGSNRRAIKMVPTTDHRKNMLSSTSTSDVVNGSVKTINGVNVVNGASLVKRDSTLPLAKSTGLPPIEGVKVLPNDEGFSWANENYNSIQRSIDVWFFVISLRVRVLLDNAKWTYIGGFTEDKQANRRQRTSSWLRESLLQLGPTFIKLGQLSSTRSDLLPKEFVNELANLQDRVPAFSPKKAKNFIEKELGAPIQVLFKEFEELPIAAASLGQVHRAILHNGEKVVVKVQRPGLKKLFDIDLRNLKLVAEYFQTSDTLGGPSRDWVGIYDECAK
- the LOC140975299 gene encoding protein ACTIVITY OF BC1 COMPLEX KINASE 7, chloroplastic-like isoform X3, which gives rise to MAAILASHSCCCRIGELKNNGRVDNLNFFGSALNHSESKFEENAYKPVKIDKHHKFQAEMQRKELPAKSGSNRRAIKMVPTTDHRKNMLSSTSTSDVVNGSVKTINGVNVVNGASLVKRDSTLPLAKSTGLPPIEGVKVLPNDEGFSWANENYNSIQRSIDVWFFVISLRVRVLLDNAKWTYIGGFTEDKQANRRQRTSSWLRESLLQLGPTFIKLGQLSSTRSDLLPKEFVNELANLQDRVPAFSPKKAKNFIEKELGAPIQVLFKEFEELPIAAASLGQVHRAILHNGEKVVVKVQRPGLKKLFDIDLRNLKLVAEYFQTSDTLGGPSRDWVGIYDECAK
- the LOC140975299 gene encoding protein ACTIVITY OF BC1 COMPLEX KINASE 7, chloroplastic-like isoform X1 translates to MAAILASHSCCCRIGELKNNGRVDNLNFFGSALNHSESKFEENAYKPVKIDKHHKFQAEMQRKELPAKSGSNRRAIKMVPTTDHRKNMLSSTSTSDVVNGSVKTINGVNVVNGASLVKRDSTLPLAKSTGLPPIEGVKVLPNDEGFSWANENYNSIQRSIDVWFFVISLRVRVLLDNAKWTYIGGFTEDKQANRRQRTSSWLRESLLQLGPTFIKLGQLSSTRSDLLPKEFVNELANLQDRVPAFSPKKAKNFIEKELGAPIQVLFKEFEELPIAAASLGTQGYFAQWRKSCGESSETGTKETF